The nucleotide window GAGAGCAGCACGATGGGCGCGTCGTTGCCGCCCACCTCTTGCCAATTGGTGATACGCCCGGTGTAAATGTCTGCCAGTTGGTCTATGGTTAATTTGCTGACGGGATTTTCTAGATTGACGATGACGGCCAGGGCGTCTATGGCGACGGCGTGTTCGACTGGCTCGACGCCGTTGGCCAGAGCCTGGTCAATCTCGTCTTGTTTCATGGCGCGGGAGGCGTTGGCCATGTCTACTGTGCCGTTGATGAGGGCGGCAATGCCGGTTCCTGAACCACCGCCGGTGACGGCGACGGAGATGGTGGAGTCTACTTTACGGTAGGCTTCGGCCCAGGCCAGGGCGATGTTGACCATGGTATCTGAGCCTTTGTTTTGCACGCTGCGTTGGGCGGCGGTGGTGCTGGGGTTGACGGACACGGCCGTTGCCCTACAAGCAGTTAGCAGCAGTAAGCCCATGAATAAAAACACGAAAGCCCTGTTGCCAGGGCGATGAAATTGCAAACAGTTGAAGCGCATATGAGTTTGTATTTGTTCCTTGATAGTAAATATCAACGGCTGCAATTTTACTAGGTTAACAGCTTGTTAACACCATACTATTGTTAACAAGCTGTTAACAAACAGGGCTGTTCTGGCGCTGTTGTGTTAACAAATGATTAACGGCCGTTCCTGCCATGCCCAATCAACGCCATTTCGCCCCATTTTTATTAACCAATCGTTTACAAAACCATAGCTTCTCGTTAACTAAATGAACCCAAATCGTTAAAGATAGCGGGCTATCATCGCAGGATGAAAATTAAAATTGGCAATTGTGCGTGTGTTCCAGAACGGAGACACGCACTCTTTTTGTCAAAACACACCATAACTTTTTAGGAGATAGAAGAAAAATGCGCCTTAGATTACTCATTTTAGCAACCCTGTTTACTCTGCTTCTGGCCGCGTGCAGCGGCGGGGCAGCCACTGAACCTCAGGTCATCACCGAAACTGTCACCGTCGAAGTGACCCGCGTTGAAACGGAAACGGTTGTTGAAACCGTTGTCGAGACGGTTGTCGAAACTGTCGTGGAAACGCAAACGGTCGAAGTTGTCGGCCTGCCGTCCGTAGATGCTCTGGCCGTTACTGGCGACATCGTTACAGCGGGCAGTTCCACCGTTTTCCCGTTGACCGAACGCATGGCCGAACGCTTCCAAAGCGAAGGCTACAGCGGCAACATCACCGTAGACAGCATCGGCTCCGGCGCTGGGCTGGAACGCTTCTGCGTCGCCGGTGAGTCCGACATCGCCAACGCCAGCCGTCCGATCAAAGACAGCGAAATCGAATCCTGCCGCGCCATCGGCCGCGAGCCGATTGAGTTCCGCGTCGGTACCGATGCGCTGGCTGTGGTCGTTAACCCCAAGAACACCTTTGCCACCGACATGACTCTGGAGCAAATCGCTCTGGCATTCTCCACCGCCGAGACCTGGGCCGATATCGACCCCACCTGGCCGGCCGAACCCATCCTCCGCTTCATCCCCGGCACCGACTCCGGCACGTTCGATTACTTCGACGAAGTCATCTTCGATGAAGATGAAGCCCCCCTGCTTTCCGCTGCCAACCTGCAACTGTCTGAGGATGACAACATCCTGGGCAAGGCGTCATCGGCAGCGAGTTTGCCATCGGTTACTTTGGCTACGCTTACTACGAAGAAAACGCCGACCAGTTGAGCATCCTCAACATTGAAGGCGTCGAAGCAACCGCCGGACATGTGGAAGATGGCACCTATCCGTTGGCTCGCCCGCTCTTCATCTACAGCGACGCGACCATCATGGCCGAAAAACCGCAGGTCGCCGACTTCATCAACTTCTACCTGACTTATGTCAATGAAGAAGTGGTCTCCGTCGGTTACTTCCCCGCCAGCACGGCCGCTTTGAACCAGGCGCGGCAGAACTGGATCGTCGGCGCCACGAGCGGTGTGGCAGCCAGCAGTGGTTCTGGCGTATCTCTGCCAGCGGTAGACGCCCTGGCCGTGACCGGCGACATCGTCACGGCGGGCAGCTCCACTGTGTTCCCGTTGACCGAACGCATGGCCGAACGCTTCCAAAGCGAAGGCTACAGCGGCAACATCACCGTAGACAGCATCGGTTCCGGCGCTGGTTTGGAACGCTTCTGCGTCGCCGGTGAGTCCGACATTGCCAACGCCAGCCGTCCGATCAAAGACAGCGAAATCGAATCCTGCCGCGCCATCGGCCGCGAGCCGATTGAGTTCCGCGTCGGTACCGATGCGCTGGCTGTGGTCGTTAACCCCAAGAACACCTTTGCCACCGACATGACTCTGGAGCAAATCGCTCTGGCATTCTCCACGGCCGAGACCTGGGCCGACATTGACCCCTCCTGGCCGGCGCAGCCGATCCTGCGCTTCAGCCCCGGCACCGACTCCGGCACGTTCGACTACTTTGTGGAAGTGATCTTTGACGAAGACGAAGAGCCGCTGCTTTCAGCCGCCAACTTGCAGCTATCCGAGGATGACAACATCCTGGTGCAAGGCGTCATCGGCAGCGAGTTTGCCATCGGTTAC belongs to Candidatus Leptovillus gracilis and includes:
- a CDS encoding phosphate ABC transporter substrate-binding protein, which produces MGLLLLTACRATAVSVNPSTTAAQRSVQNKGSDTMVNIALAWAEAYRKVDSTISVAVTGGGSGTGIAALINGTVDMANASRAMKQDEIDQALANGVEPVEHAVAIDALAVIVNLENPVSKLTIDQLADIYTGRITNWQEVGGNDAPIVLLSRETNSGTHVYFLEEVVRKGDSTNTDIFAPQTLLMPSSVGITSEIRRNPNAIGYDGLGYVDVAHEKMIAVAKDSANPFVLPSVATAASGEYPLSRDLFMYITANPSSVVINYLNWILSAEGQTIVAQLGFVPLVSE